In the genome of Ignavibacteriales bacterium, one region contains:
- a CDS encoding T9SS type A sorting domain-containing protein, giving the protein MLQFNYSFKMLFICTTILVFTSTQLYSQWTNDPSTNLTVCDTTGEQALAKIVSTSDGGTYVSWFDNRSGSYAVYLQRLDPMGNKLWSSNGLLVSNNPQSTSLVDYDLIADHNNNAVIVFTDTRNSGNLNVFAYMISPSGNFVWGANGVGLSSTSDFQANPKVAETLDGNFVFAWIVATSPTKIGLQKLSSTGVKQWGTDPILISSATEGFNYPAVVQSDSNAVLVFHTATTGSFPAQTVKLRVNKIQSTGTLSWGSSGMSIQDQGRIAAFTVPKVYSDKMNGGIIAWHDDRDQNNLQSAFVQRVSSAGTLYFPVDGAEASLMGSRHKFNPVATINPSTNETFIFWRETDNNQNFDGITGQKLSSNGSRLWTDNGKIFRDLLSATTDGLSSLNIQRGSDRTYMMYTKNNGSVVNQQVEAFACNDNGDYIWSGNTVTMSTVSSEKLQMVSTVDVFGNCKAVWGDRRTGAQGIYAQDINMNGQLGNPIVPVELVSFSASVVNDDVHLGWVTASETNNFCFDIERKQMASLQSTAGSELWEIIGNVAGNGTTTEVNSYSFVDNSVFPGKYQYRLKQFDFDGSFEYSNIIEVEINFINEFALEQNYPNPFNPSTTIYYTVADAYFASGVPVSLLVYDILGNEIATLVSDIQMPGAYKINFDAGNSLASGIYYCRLQAGSFSKTIKMNLIK; this is encoded by the coding sequence ATGCTGCAGTTTAATTACTCTTTCAAAATGTTATTTATTTGTACAACCATTCTTGTGTTTACTTCAACACAGCTTTACTCACAATGGACAAACGACCCATCAACAAATCTTACAGTATGCGATACAACCGGAGAACAGGCTCTGGCAAAAATAGTTTCTACTTCCGACGGCGGTACTTATGTATCCTGGTTTGATAACCGGTCAGGAAGTTATGCAGTGTACCTGCAGAGGTTAGATCCGATGGGAAATAAACTCTGGAGCAGCAATGGATTGCTTGTAAGTAATAATCCGCAATCAACTTCTCTTGTGGACTATGATCTTATTGCAGACCACAATAATAATGCAGTTATTGTTTTTACTGATACAAGAAATTCCGGAAACCTGAATGTGTTCGCTTATATGATAAGTCCATCGGGTAATTTTGTTTGGGGTGCTAACGGTGTCGGTTTATCATCAACGTCTGATTTTCAAGCCAATCCCAAAGTGGCGGAAACACTTGATGGTAATTTTGTGTTTGCATGGATCGTCGCCACATCTCCAACAAAAATCGGTTTACAAAAATTATCGTCAACAGGTGTAAAACAATGGGGCACAGACCCTATACTTATTTCATCCGCAACCGAAGGATTTAATTATCCTGCCGTTGTACAATCAGACAGCAACGCAGTTTTAGTTTTTCATACAGCAACAACGGGTTCATTCCCTGCACAGACGGTTAAACTGCGTGTAAATAAAATTCAATCAACCGGAACATTAAGCTGGGGTAGTTCCGGTATGAGTATTCAGGACCAGGGTAGAATTGCCGCATTCACTGTTCCAAAAGTTTATTCTGATAAAATGAACGGTGGAATAATTGCATGGCACGATGACCGTGATCAGAATAATCTTCAAAGCGCTTTTGTTCAGAGAGTATCTTCTGCGGGAACATTGTACTTTCCTGTTGATGGTGCAGAAGCTTCATTAATGGGCTCCCGCCATAAGTTCAATCCTGTCGCGACTATTAATCCTTCAACCAATGAAACATTTATTTTCTGGCGTGAGACAGATAACAATCAGAATTTTGATGGAATAACCGGGCAAAAACTTTCTTCCAATGGAAGCCGGTTATGGACTGATAACGGAAAAATATTCAGAGATCTTTTATCCGCCACAACTGACGGATTAAGCAGCTTGAACATTCAACGAGGCTCAGACAGGACGTACATGATGTACACGAAGAATAACGGTTCAGTTGTTAATCAACAAGTTGAAGCATTTGCCTGCAATGATAATGGTGATTATATCTGGAGCGGAAATACAGTAACGATGTCAACTGTTTCAAGTGAAAAACTTCAAATGGTTTCAACTGTTGACGTATTTGGAAATTGTAAAGCTGTATGGGGTGACAGAAGAACGGGTGCACAAGGTATTTATGCACAGGATATTAATATGAATGGACAACTTGGTAATCCTATTGTTCCTGTTGAATTAGTTTCATTCTCTGCCTCTGTTGTAAATGATGATGTTCATCTTGGTTGGGTAACTGCCAGTGAAACGAATAACTTTTGTTTTGATATAGAACGAAAACAAATGGCAAGTCTTCAGTCCACAGCCGGCAGTGAACTTTGGGAAATAATCGGGAATGTTGCAGGAAATGGAACAACAACAGAAGTCAATTCATATTCATTTGTTGATAACTCAGTATTCCCCGGCAAATATCAATACAGATTAAAGCAGTTTGATTTCGACGGAAGTTTTGAATACTCAAACATTATTGAAGTTGAAATTAATTTCATTAATGAATTTGCTCTTGAACAGAACTACCCGAATCCGTTTAATCCTTCTACAACAATTTACTATACCGTAGCGGACGCATATTTTGCGTCCGGTGTACCTGTAAGTTTACTGGTGTATGACATTTTAGGAAATGAAATCGCGACACTTGTTAGCGATATACAAATGCCCGGCGCATACAAAATTAATTTTGATGCAGGCAATTCACTTGCAAGCGGAATTTATTATTGCAGACTACAAGCAGGTTCCTTTAGTAAAACGATTAAGATGAATTTAATTAAATAG
- a CDS encoding T9SS type A sorting domain-containing protein, with protein MGVYGGPGRTSLPKVVSDVVGSLESPLPKSFLLNQNYPNPFNPTTKIKFSISDVETGHAPSQRMVTLAVYDALGSKVTTLMNEEKPAGTYEVTFNGEGLASGVYYYKLTAAPGGGHAGNFSETKKMILLK; from the coding sequence ATGGGAGTTTATGGCGGACCAGGAAGAACGTCTTTACCGAAAGTTGTATCGGATGTTGTCGGTAGTTTAGAATCTCCATTACCCAAAAGTTTTTTGTTGAATCAGAATTATCCAAATCCATTTAACCCAACAACAAAAATTAAATTCAGTATTTCCGATGTAGAGACGGGGCATGCCCCGTCTCAGCGTATGGTAACTTTAGCAGTATATGATGCGCTAGGAAGTAAAGTAACAACATTAATGAATGAAGAAAAACCCGCAGGAACTTATGAAGTGACATTCAACGGAGAAGGCTTGGCAAGCGGTGTTTATTATTATAAGTTAACTGCCGCGCCTGGCGGCGGGCACGCAGGGAATTTTTCTGAAACTAAAAAGATGATATTGCTGAAGTAA
- a CDS encoding DUF389 domain-containing protein translates to MAGRLKKILSSSKTYKKNQIPILRKIVKLKQTFFHLFHLYDTTDVEGTIDSISRNVAFRGVNNWMLICAALLASLGLDTNSPAVIIGAMLISPLMSPILGIGLGIGVNDKELMINSIKNFAFAVGLSLFASATYFLLTPLGELTSEMNARTSPTLLDVGIAFFGGVAGIVAGSRKDKTTAIPGVAIATALMPPLCTAGFGLAAGDMTIFFGAFYLFFLNAVFISLSTYFIVRLLRFPYRAFIDARAKLKFKRWLAGITIIVIIPAAVIFLDVIDDIRTNKKIQNFIRENVETENRNSVKWELIENDSLRVVKVYLLGETILPDEESAISDKLAKQEGDDLQIRFVQMNLPDYEREKIASETALNVLKTIEAGQIARKTEQTIIDSLNRRILRLMGDTIPMYQLKGEIEALFPEIKDFSFANVFQGTNLSKSDTIPSFLISYSKRMSISSQRSTEKKIETFLRQRLNKDTLWVISRN, encoded by the coding sequence ATGGCAGGCAGACTTAAAAAAATACTGAGCTCTTCTAAGACTTATAAGAAGAACCAGATTCCTATACTCAGAAAGATTGTGAAGTTAAAACAAACATTCTTTCATCTGTTTCATCTTTATGACACAACTGATGTTGAAGGTACAATTGATAGCATAAGCAGGAATGTAGCTTTCAGAGGCGTGAACAACTGGATGCTTATCTGTGCCGCGTTATTAGCGTCACTTGGACTTGATACCAATTCCCCTGCGGTAATTATCGGAGCTATGCTCATCTCGCCATTGATGTCTCCAATACTGGGAATAGGACTTGGTATCGGCGTCAATGATAAAGAGTTGATGATCAACTCAATTAAAAATTTTGCGTTTGCGGTAGGGCTAAGCCTGTTTGCGAGCGCAACATATTTTCTTTTAACTCCGCTCGGTGAGTTAACAAGCGAGATGAACGCACGCACTTCACCAACGCTTTTAGATGTTGGAATTGCTTTCTTTGGAGGAGTTGCAGGAATAGTTGCCGGTTCAAGGAAAGATAAAACAACGGCTATTCCGGGTGTTGCTATTGCCACAGCATTAATGCCGCCATTGTGTACAGCCGGTTTTGGTTTAGCAGCCGGAGATATGACAATTTTTTTTGGTGCGTTCTATTTGTTTTTTCTTAATGCCGTGTTCATAAGTCTCTCAACTTATTTTATTGTCAGACTGTTAAGATTTCCTTACAGGGCTTTCATTGATGCGAGGGCAAAATTAAAATTCAAAAGATGGTTAGCAGGCATAACAATTATTGTAATCATTCCAGCCGCAGTAATTTTTCTTGATGTAATTGATGATATCCGGACGAATAAAAAAATTCAGAACTTCATCCGTGAAAATGTTGAAACAGAAAATCGTAATTCAGTTAAATGGGAATTAATTGAGAATGATTCACTAAGAGTTGTAAAAGTTTATCTGCTTGGAGAAACAATTCTCCCGGATGAAGAATCTGCAATATCAGACAAACTTGCAAAACAGGAAGGTGATGATTTACAGATCAGGTTTGTACAGATGAACCTGCCGGATTATGAACGTGAAAAAATAGCGAGTGAAACCGCATTAAATGTTTTGAAAACTATTGAAGCCGGACAAATAGCAAGAAAGACAGAGCAGACAATAATCGATAGTCTTAACAGAAGAATTTTAAGACTGATGGGTGATACAATCCCGATGTATCAACTAAAAGGTGAGATTGAAGCACTGTTCCCGGAAATAAAAGATTTTTCATTCGCAAATGTTTTCCAGGGAACAAACTTAAGTAAGAGTGATACTATCCCTTCATTCCTTATCAGTTATAGTAAAAGGATGAGTATTTCATCACAGCGATCAACAGAAAAGAAGATTGAAACATTTTTACGCCAGCGTCTTAATAAAGATACTCTTTGGGTGATAAGCAGAAACTAA